In Canis lupus baileyi chromosome 15, mCanLup2.hap1, whole genome shotgun sequence, one genomic interval encodes:
- the LOC140604461 gene encoding olfactory receptor 2A2-like, protein MGSNQSWVTEFVLVGFQLSAEMEVLLFWIFSLLYIFSLLANGVILGLIRLDLRLHTPMYFFLSHLAVIDMSYASNNVPKMLVNLVNQKRTISFVPCVMQTFLYLGFAATECLVLVVMSYDRYVAICHPLQYTVIMSWRLCTVLAVTSWSCGFFLSLVHAILLLRLPFCGPRKVNHLFCEILSVLKLACADTRLNQMVIFAACMFVLVVPLCLMLVSYMCILWAILKIQSKQGRRKAFSTCSSHLCVVGLFFGIAMLVYMVPDSNQREELEKILSLFHSLFNPMLNPLIYSLRNAQMKASLYRVLQKKTM, encoded by the coding sequence ATGGGAAGCAACCAGTCATGGGTCACAGAATTTGTCTTGGTGGGGTTCCAGCTCAGTGCAGAGATGGAAGTGCTCCTCTTCTGGATCTTTTCCCTCTTGTATATCTTCAGTCTGCTGGCAAATGGCGTGATCTTGGGACTCATCCGTCTGGACCTGAGACtgcacacccccatgtacttcttcctctcaCACCTGGCTGTCATCGACATGTCCTATGCCTCCAACAATGTCCCCAAGATGTTGGTAAACTTAGTGAATCAGAAGAGAACCATCTCTTTTGTTCCCTGCGTAATGCAGACATTTCTGTACCTGGGTTTTGCTGCTACAGAGTGCCTGGTTTTGGTGGTGATGTCCTATGACAGGTACGTGGCCATCTGCCACCCCCTCCAGTACACTGTCATCATGAGCTGGAGACTGTGCACGGTTCTGGCTGTCACTTCCTGGTCATGTGGATTTTTTCTGTCTCTGGTACATGCAATTCTCCTTCTACGGTTGCCCTTCTGTGGACCCAGGAAAGTAAACCACCTTTTCTGTGAAATCCTATCTGTCCTCAAGCTGGCCTGTGCTGACACTAGGCTCAACCAAATGGTCATCTTTGCTGCCTGTATGTTTGTCTTAGTTGTGCCTCTCTGCTTAATGCTAGTTTCCTACATGTGCATCCTCTGGGCCATCCTAAAGATCCAGTCAAAGCAGGGCCGCAGAAAGGCCTTCTCCACCTGCTCTTCCCACCTCTGTGTGGTTGGACTCTTCTTTGGCATAGCCATGTTGGTTTATATGGTCCCCGACTCCAATCAACGAgaagagctagagaaaatactGTCCCTATTTCACAGTCTCTTTAACCCAATGCTGAACCCTCTCATCTACAGCTTGAGGAATGCTCAGATGAAGGCTTCTTTGTATAGAGTACTGCAGAAAAAAACCATGTGA